The Miscanthus floridulus cultivar M001 chromosome 7, ASM1932011v1, whole genome shotgun sequence genome includes a region encoding these proteins:
- the LOC136466784 gene encoding LOW QUALITY PROTEIN: lipoxygenase 2.3, chloroplastic-like (The sequence of the model RefSeq protein was modified relative to this genomic sequence to represent the inferred CDS: deleted 1 base in 1 codon), translating to MINLNLKQPLVQPAHQSNVVGPRLASSSPSAAAASRRRGGGVSSSSRSRSSRRHMRLPRISCSATEEVGGAVASVTVERMLTVSATVEASPAIGQMYFGRALDDVRDLLGKTLLMELVSSELDAKTGLEKPRVTAFAHKTLREGHYEAEFKVPASFGPVGAVLVENEHHKEIFIREIKLVTGGDSSTAVTLDCNSWVHPKFDKPEKRIFFTLKSYLPSDTPKGLEDLRKKDLQALRGDGSGERKAFERVYDYDVYNDLGDSDKNPDHQRPILGGRKRFPYPRRCRTGRARTKRDPQTEKRDGHHYVPRDEQFSEVKQLTFGATTLRSGLHALLPAIRPLLIKKELRFPHFPAIDDLYNDGIPLPAQTGLDAIRSVVPRVVKLVGDTTDHVLRFEVPEMIERDRFSWFKDEEFARQTIAGLNPLCIKLLTEFPIRSKLDSEVYGPAESAITKEILEKQMNCAMTVEQALAAKRLFILDYHDVVFLPYVHRVRELPDTTLYGSRTVFFLTDLGTLMPLAIELTRPKSPTKPQWKRVFTHGPDATDAWLWKLAKAHVLTHDTGYHQLVSHWLRTHCCVEPYIIAANRQLSRLHPVFRLLHPHFRYTMEINALAREALINADGIIEESFWPGKYAMELSSVAYGATWQFDTEALPNDLVKRGLAVRRDDGELELTIKDYPYAHDGLMVWNSIRQWAADYIGVYYKSDEAVAADPELKAFWDEVRNVGHGDKKDEPWWPVLNTRDSLAETLTTIMWVTSAHHSAVNFGQYHFGGYFPNRPTTIRKNMPVEEEEGRDEEKKKFLTQPETTLLDMLPTQMQAIRVMATLDILSSHSPDEEYMGEFAEPSWLAEPMVKAAFEKFSGRMREIEGFIDECNNNPENKNRFGAGIVPYQLLKPFSKPGVTGRGIPNSISI from the exons ATGATTAACCTGAACCTGAAGCAGCCTCTCGTGCAGCCCGCGCACCAGAGCAATGTCGTCGGCCCGCGCCTGGCGTCGTCGTCGCCCTCGGCGGCGGCCGCCAGCAGGCGGAGGGGCGGCGGCGTGTCCTCCTCCTCCCGGTCCCGGTCGTCCCGGCGGCACATGCGGCTGCCGAGGATCAGCTGCAGCGCCACCGAGGAGGTCGGCGGCGCCGTGGCGTCCGTCACCGTGGAGCGGATGCTGACGGTGTCGGCCACCGTGGAGGCGTCGCCGGCCATCGGGCAGATGTACTTCGGGCGCGCCCTCGACGACGTCCGCGACCTCCTCGGCAAGACGCTGCTCATGGAGCTCGTCAGCTCCGAGCTCGACGCAA AGACGGGCCTGGAGAAGCCGCGGGTGACGGCGTTCGCGCACAAGACGCTGCGGGAGGGCCACTACGAGGCGGAGTTCAAGGTGCCGGCGTCGTTCGGCCCGGTGGGCGCGGTGCTGGTGGAGAACGAGCACCACAAGGAGATCTTCATCAGGGAGATCAAGCTCGTCACCGGCGGCGACAGCAGCACCGCCGTCACCTTGGACTGCAACTCCTGGGTGCACCCCAAGTTCGACAAGCCGGAGAAGCGCATCTTCTTCACCCTCAAG TCGTACTTGCCGTCCGACACGCCCAAGGGCCTGGAGGACCTGAGGAAGAAGGACCTACAGGCGCTGCGCGGCGACGGCAGCGGCGAGCGCAAGGCGTTCGAGCGCGTCTACGACTACGACGTGTACAACGACCTGGGCGACTCGGACAAGAACCCCGACCACCAGCGGCCCATCCTCGGCGGCCGCAAGCGGTTCCCCTACCCGCGCCGGTGCCGCACCGGCCGCGCCCGGACCAAGAGGGACCCCCAGACGGAGAAGCGCGACGGGCACCACTACGTGCCCCGCGACGAGCAGTTCTCGGAGGTGAAGCAGCTCACGTTCGGGGCCACCACGCTGCGCTCGGGCCTGCACGCGCTGCTGCCGGCGATCAGGCCGCTGCTGATCAAGAAGGAGCTGCGCTTCCCGCACTTCCCGGCCATCGACGACCTCTACAACGACGGCATCCCGCTGCCGGCGCAGACCGGATTGGACGCCATCCGCAGCGTCGTCCCGCGCGTGGTCAAGCTGGTGGGGGACACCACCGATCACGTACTCCGCTTCGAGGTCCCGGAGATGATAGAGA GGGACCGCTTCTCGTGGTTCAAAGACGAGGAGTTCGCGAGGCAGACGATCGCGGGGCTGAACCCGCTGTGCATAAAGCTCCTGACGGAGTTCCCCATCAGGAGCAAGCTGGACTCGGAGGTGTACGGCCCGGCGGAGTCCGCCATCACCAAGGAGATCCTGGAGAAGCAGATGAACTGCGCCATGACCGTGGAGCAGGCGCTGGCGGCGAAGCGGCTCTTCATCCTGGACTACCACGACGTA GTGTTCCTACCCTACGTGCACAGGGTGCGGGAGCTGCCGGACACGACGCTCTACGGCTCCCGCACCGTCTTCTTCCTCACGGACCTGGGCACGCTCATGCCGCTGGCCATCGAGCTGACGCGGCCCAAGTCGCCGACAAAGCCGCAGTGGAAGCGGGTCTTCACGCACGGGCCCGACGCCACCGACGCGTGGCTGTGGAAGCTGGCCAAGGCGCACGTGCTCACCCACGACACGGGGTACCACCAGCTGGTCAGCCACTGGCTGCGCACGCACTGCTGCGTGGAGCCCTACATCATCGCCGCCAACCGGCAGCTCAGCCGGCTGCACCCGGTGTTCCGCCTCCTGCACCCGCACTTCCGCTACACCATGGAGATCAACGCGCTGGCCAGGGAGGCGCTCATCAACGCCGACGGCATCATCGAGGAGTCCTTCTGGCCGGGGAAGTACGCCATGGAGCTCAGCTCCGTGGCGTACGGCGCCACGTGGCAGTTCGACACGGAGGCGCTGCCCAACGACCTCGTCAAGCGCGGGCTCGCCGTGCGCCGGGACGACGGCGAGCTGGAGCTCACCATCAAGGACTACCCCTACGCCCACGATGGGCTCATGGTCTGGAACTCCATCAGGCAGTGGGCGGCCGATTACATCGGCGTCTACTACAAGTCCGACGAGGCCGTCGCCGCCGACCCGGAGCTGAAGGCGTTCTGGGACGAGGTGCGCAACGTGGGCCACGGCGACAAGAAGGACGAGCCGTGGTGGCCCGTGCTCAACACCCGCGACAGCCTCGCGGAGACGCTCACCACCATCATGTGGGTCACCTCCGCCCACCACTCGGCCGTCAACTTCGGCCAGTACCACTTCGGCGGCTACTTCCCCAACCGCCCGACCACCATCCGGAAGAACATgcccgtggaggaggaggagggccgggacgaggagaagaagaagttcCTGACGCAGCCGGAGACGACCCTGCTGGACATGCTGCCCACGCAGATGCAGGCCATCAGGGTCATGGCGACGCTGGACATCCTGTCGTCGCATTCGCCCGACGAGGAGTACATGGGGGAGTTCGCGGAGCCGTCCTGGCTGGCGGAGCCCATGGTGAAGGCGGCGTTCGAGAAGTTCAGCGGCAGGATGAGGGAGATCGAGGGATTCATCGACGAGTGCAACAACAACCCGGAGAACAAAAACCGGTTTGGAGCCGGGATCGTGCCGTACCAGCTGCTCAAGCCCTTCTCCAAGCCGGGAGTCACCGGGAGGGGCATCCCCAACAGCATCTCCATCTGA